The following proteins are co-located in the Streptomyces sp. NBC_00435 genome:
- a CDS encoding transposase — MLGRPPLCRRRSIDGICWRVRTGAPWRDSPDGSGPWHPAPLAA, encoded by the coding sequence GTGCTGGGCCGGCCACCGTTGTGCCGGCGGCGGTCGATCGACGGGATCTGCTGGCGGGTGCGGACCGGGGCCCCGTGGCGGGATTCGCCGGACGGCTCCGGCCCTTGGCATCCGGCGCCGCTGGCAGCGTGA
- a CDS encoding NADP-dependent oxidoreductase, whose product MVRAVVATDWGGADVIEIQDVPSRLPGPGEVVVAVRATAVSPFDVKRAGGFMGRDPRLLPLRLGNEMAGVITAVGPAAVGFDGHVLAVGDHVVGHWLDGAQASELTVPANDLLRKPPQLGFPEAAALLGSGTTATHALAVVGVSEGDHVLLHGASGAVGGMVAQLAQTRGAAVIGTASPSHHERLRAAGITPVAYGAGLAERVRALAPGGVTAAVDAAGTGEALAVSLELVPDRRRVVTLVDFGAALAAGAKAIGPGEETARIRPAARAALLRAAAAGDLRVDIAATFPLEDAPSAYSLQARGSAGGKILLLP is encoded by the coding sequence ATGGTCCGTGCAGTGGTGGCGACCGACTGGGGTGGAGCCGACGTCATCGAGATCCAGGATGTTCCCTCCCGGCTCCCCGGCCCGGGTGAGGTGGTGGTAGCCGTCCGCGCCACCGCCGTAAGCCCCTTCGACGTCAAGCGTGCGGGTGGATTCATGGGGCGTGACCCTCGGCTGCTCCCGTTGCGGCTGGGCAACGAGATGGCGGGCGTCATCACCGCGGTCGGGCCGGCAGCGGTCGGCTTCGACGGACACGTGCTCGCGGTGGGCGACCACGTAGTGGGGCATTGGCTGGACGGAGCCCAGGCTTCTGAACTCACCGTCCCTGCCAACGACCTGCTGCGCAAACCTCCGCAGCTCGGCTTCCCGGAAGCCGCTGCATTGCTCGGCAGCGGCACGACCGCCACCCATGCCCTGGCCGTGGTCGGCGTCAGCGAAGGCGACCACGTGCTGCTCCATGGCGCCAGCGGGGCCGTGGGCGGCATGGTTGCCCAACTGGCACAGACGCGGGGCGCGGCAGTGATCGGCACCGCGTCACCCAGTCACCACGAGCGTCTGCGTGCCGCTGGTATCACCCCCGTCGCCTACGGAGCGGGCCTCGCCGAACGTGTTCGCGCCCTGGCCCCCGGCGGCGTCACAGCAGCTGTCGATGCCGCCGGCACGGGTGAAGCCCTGGCGGTCTCCCTGGAGCTGGTACCAGATCGCCGTCGCGTGGTCACCCTGGTCGACTTCGGTGCAGCCCTGGCCGCCGGTGCCAAGGCCATCGGCCCGGGTGAGGAGACCGCACGCATCCGGCCCGCGGCCCGCGCCGCCCTGCTGCGCGCCGCGGCGGCCGGCGACCTGAGAGTGGACATCGCCGCAACGTTTCCCCTGGAGGACGCCCCCTCCGCGTACTCCCTCCAAGCCCGAGGCAGCGCCGGGGGGAAGATCCTGCTGCTGCCCTAG
- a CDS encoding MarR family winged helix-turn-helix transcriptional regulator — MAAKAAGDSPKGEESAAACPSDGQVALLRQWDSLQSGLRRLSERVLKDVDHATGLAPSSFQVLWFLLTAPGQAAPMSELSRTLGFTTAGTTKVADRLCEAGLMERLPHPTDRRVTLAALTPQGRATATRAALTLADALQERISTTLGLDGLKALADFATRIDPETAAAPVNAATTPTA; from the coding sequence ATGGCGGCGAAAGCAGCCGGGGACTCGCCGAAGGGAGAGGAGAGCGCGGCAGCGTGCCCCTCCGACGGGCAAGTCGCCCTGCTGAGGCAGTGGGACAGTCTGCAGTCAGGGCTGCGCCGCCTGAGTGAGCGGGTGCTCAAGGATGTGGATCATGCCACTGGGCTTGCCCCGTCCTCCTTCCAGGTCCTGTGGTTCTTGCTGACCGCACCGGGTCAGGCTGCCCCGATGAGCGAGCTGTCCCGGACCCTCGGTTTCACCACGGCCGGCACGACCAAGGTCGCCGACCGTCTGTGCGAGGCCGGGCTGATGGAACGGCTCCCTCACCCGACAGACCGCCGCGTGACCCTGGCCGCCTTGACCCCCCAGGGCCGTGCCACAGCAACCAGGGCGGCCTTGACGCTGGCTGACGCCCTCCAGGAGCGCATCAGCACCACGCTGGGTCTGGACGGCCTGAAGGCACTCGCGGACTTCGCGACCCGTATCGACCCCGAGACGGCGGCTGCCCCTGTCAACGCGGCGACCACGCCGACTGCCTGA
- a CDS encoding dihydrofolate reductase family protein, protein MRKLIFGMNLTLDGYIAAPGDDIGWGVPSDELFQYWSDQLQATDLSLYGRKLWQTMSSHWPTGDQQPGATPAEIEFARRWRDMPKVVFSSTIDKVDWNTRLVPGDAVAEITRLKAEDGGPMDIGGATLAGAAMRAGLIDEYVLATAPVLVGGGTPFFTALDSWVNLNLLETRTFPCGVILTRYETRR, encoded by the coding sequence ATGCGGAAACTGATCTTCGGTATGAACCTGACCCTGGACGGCTACATCGCCGCGCCCGGCGATGACATCGGCTGGGGCGTGCCGAGCGACGAGCTGTTCCAGTATTGGTCCGACCAGTTGCAGGCGACCGACCTGTCGCTGTACGGGCGCAAGCTGTGGCAGACGATGAGCTCCCACTGGCCGACCGGCGACCAGCAGCCGGGCGCCACCCCGGCGGAGATCGAGTTCGCGCGCCGCTGGCGGGACATGCCGAAGGTGGTGTTCTCCTCGACGATCGACAAGGTCGACTGGAACACCCGCCTGGTACCCGGCGACGCGGTCGCCGAGATCACCCGGCTCAAGGCCGAGGACGGCGGCCCGATGGACATCGGCGGCGCGACGCTCGCCGGGGCGGCCATGCGGGCCGGGCTGATTGACGAGTACGTGCTGGCCACAGCGCCGGTCCTGGTGGGCGGCGGCACGCCGTTCTTCACCGCGCTGGACAGCTGGGTGAACCTGAATCTGTTGGAGACGCGGACGTTTCCCTGCGGCGTGATCCTGACCCGGTACGAGACGAGGCGCTGA
- a CDS encoding C40 family peptidase, translated as MTMRRTVGAAVAAVALLVAVGGTAGTSAAAAQAPAPAPAAGTCDVLAPGASAMAEGAVRAACEQIGVWYTWGGGHGPQPGPTYGQIDPSDPDSAHDPERLGFDCSGLVRHAYARAAGGDPLAGNAYHQFHSPQVHQRFTAAQGTAPLLPGDLLAWGSAGSIHHVAVYLGAGRMVEARESGTRITVSDVRLGGDYAGAVRIAASAAPGTFSTWGTDVWTHQEPSTTSPRVHRFTGPTLVRIECQKHAEPVTAEGYTNDAWSYLPEYGAWITNIYIKGAAWLDGVRTCP; from the coding sequence ATGACGATGCGGCGAACGGTCGGAGCGGCGGTGGCTGCGGTAGCACTGCTGGTCGCCGTAGGAGGTACTGCCGGTACGTCGGCTGCCGCGGCACAAGCACCGGCCCCGGCACCGGCCGCAGGGACCTGCGACGTGCTCGCGCCCGGGGCCTCGGCGATGGCGGAGGGGGCCGTACGGGCCGCGTGTGAACAGATCGGCGTCTGGTACACCTGGGGCGGAGGCCACGGGCCGCAGCCGGGACCGACGTACGGTCAGATCGACCCGAGCGATCCGGACAGCGCTCACGACCCGGAGCGGCTCGGCTTCGACTGCTCGGGTCTGGTCCGCCACGCCTACGCCCGGGCGGCCGGTGGAGACCCGCTGGCCGGCAACGCCTATCACCAGTTCCACTCGCCGCAGGTGCACCAGCGGTTCACGGCGGCGCAGGGAACCGCGCCGCTGCTGCCGGGCGACCTCCTGGCCTGGGGGTCGGCGGGCTCCATCCACCACGTCGCCGTCTACCTGGGCGCGGGGAGGATGGTCGAGGCCCGGGAATCGGGCACCCGGATCACCGTCAGTGACGTACGGCTGGGCGGGGACTACGCGGGAGCGGTCCGTATCGCCGCGTCGGCCGCCCCCGGCACGTTCAGCACCTGGGGCACCGATGTATGGACCCACCAGGAGCCGTCCACCACGAGCCCGCGGGTTCACCGGTTCACCGGACCGACGCTGGTGCGCATCGAGTGCCAGAAGCACGCCGAGCCGGTGACGGCCGAGGGCTATACCAACGACGCTTGGTCCTACCTGCCCGAGTACGGGGCGTGGATCACCAACATCTACATCAAGGGCGCTGCCTGGCTGGACGGCGTACGCACCTGCCCCTGA
- a CDS encoding STAS domain-containing protein yields MDHEQDPTPPVEVDKQEQQAFVHVGGEMDIDRAPLLEEALRTLITQPDCPPEVVLDLSELTFCDSSGLSAFLQGHRTAQEHGRRIVLHAPNQRFVKLLELTGARRLFPIT; encoded by the coding sequence ATGGACCATGAGCAGGATCCCACCCCGCCCGTAGAGGTGGACAAACAAGAGCAGCAAGCGTTCGTGCACGTCGGCGGCGAGATGGACATCGACCGCGCACCGCTCCTCGAAGAAGCACTGCGCACCCTGATCACCCAGCCCGACTGCCCGCCCGAAGTCGTCCTCGACCTGAGCGAGCTCACCTTCTGCGACTCCTCCGGCCTGAGCGCCTTCCTCCAGGGCCACCGCACCGCCCAGGAGCACGGCCGGCGCATCGTCCTCCACGCCCCCAACCAGCGCTTCGTCAAACTCCTCGAACTGACCGGAGCCCGCCGACTCTTCCCCATCACCTGA
- a CDS encoding LamG-like jellyroll fold domain-containing protein encodes MLWQIHFLHVKIFEARMSDIGSERREHRGSGRGSVLRRRRPRGLAAALVLSLAGVALGLVPVSQAVAVTPPVSFTADNLPTWQTNGIVWAMAQVNGTVFTGGTFSELDPPAGASGAPQSVVNFAALDAATGNPTSCRLAFTVSSGTATVRSLVVSKDEKTLYVGGRFGEVNGVKVSNVAAIDIAGCAPKASFHPGFSAMVRGLAVTGDTLYAAGDFTTVQSQPRGSFAAVDAATGALKPFTANADDSGRAIEVTPDGKSVLLGGEFFSLNKASSHALAVADAVSGAVKKTYDTIDQLSWVMDIAVDQDGFYIGSQGNGGGVFDGRAAFSLSDFSERWRDRCLGATQNVLPYGGVLYVASHAHDCTLEGDFPDDGKRRYLMAQPTQYTGAAPAAVNGFVPAPRKLGWFPAVNGGIGEGIGPRVMTVAPKGNAAYLWVGGEFTTVNTKPQQGLTRFASTGDVGAPTVPVASAAAIDPKAVQVRWRTSFDPDDSKITYKIYRNGATTPIQTMTADSLEFERRQASWVDTTVVAGQTYTYRVSATDGAGNASAKSAAVSVTVPTAVEPYPTQVRADGASLYWRYDDVVSPYVADSSNGGETSGIQVNAPALRQTPGAVGGSSTAMGFNGTDQQVYGDHRQTVGPSYSLETWFKTSSTRGGKLIGFGGSTSQVSSSYDKHLYLTDEGRVVVGVYPGAVYTLSTSERYNDNQWHHVVATQGPAGLKLYVDGVLKGTLNVVGHYGHTGYWHVGADNLGGWPFRPSSDWFAGQIDETAVYPTALTAAQIKNHYDLAKVASR; translated from the coding sequence ATGCTCTGGCAGATCCATTTCCTTCACGTAAAGATCTTTGAGGCGCGCATGAGTGACATAGGCAGCGAGCGGCGTGAGCACCGCGGGTCGGGCCGCGGTTCGGTGCTCCGCCGGCGCAGGCCCAGGGGGCTGGCGGCTGCCCTGGTCCTGTCGTTGGCTGGAGTCGCACTGGGCTTGGTACCGGTGTCGCAGGCTGTGGCCGTCACTCCACCGGTGTCGTTCACCGCCGACAATCTGCCCACCTGGCAGACCAACGGCATCGTGTGGGCGATGGCTCAGGTGAACGGGACCGTGTTCACGGGCGGTACCTTCTCGGAGCTCGACCCGCCGGCCGGTGCGTCGGGCGCCCCTCAGAGCGTCGTCAATTTCGCGGCGCTGGATGCCGCGACGGGCAACCCCACCTCGTGCCGACTCGCGTTCACGGTGAGCAGCGGCACGGCGACGGTGCGCTCGCTCGTCGTGTCGAAGGACGAGAAGACCTTGTACGTGGGTGGTCGGTTCGGTGAGGTCAACGGGGTCAAGGTCTCCAACGTCGCCGCGATCGACATCGCGGGCTGCGCGCCGAAGGCTTCGTTCCATCCGGGGTTCTCGGCGATGGTGCGGGGGCTGGCCGTCACGGGCGACACGTTGTACGCGGCGGGTGATTTCACCACCGTGCAGAGTCAGCCCCGTGGGAGCTTCGCGGCAGTCGATGCCGCGACCGGTGCTCTGAAGCCCTTCACGGCGAACGCCGATGATTCCGGCCGGGCGATCGAGGTCACCCCGGACGGGAAGAGCGTGTTGCTGGGGGGCGAGTTCTTCTCGCTGAACAAGGCGAGCAGTCATGCGCTCGCCGTGGCGGATGCGGTGTCCGGTGCGGTGAAGAAAACGTACGACACGATCGACCAGTTGTCGTGGGTGATGGACATCGCCGTCGATCAGGACGGTTTCTACATCGGCAGTCAGGGCAACGGTGGAGGCGTGTTCGACGGACGTGCCGCGTTCAGTCTCAGTGACTTCAGCGAGCGGTGGCGTGACCGGTGCCTGGGTGCGACGCAAAACGTACTGCCGTACGGCGGAGTGCTCTACGTCGCGTCGCACGCGCACGACTGCACCTTGGAGGGCGACTTCCCGGATGACGGGAAGCGCCGCTATCTGATGGCGCAGCCCACGCAGTACACGGGTGCGGCACCGGCTGCGGTGAACGGCTTCGTGCCCGCACCGCGGAAGCTGGGCTGGTTCCCCGCGGTCAACGGCGGTATCGGTGAGGGCATCGGTCCGCGGGTCATGACCGTCGCGCCGAAGGGCAACGCCGCGTACCTGTGGGTGGGCGGTGAGTTCACAACGGTCAACACCAAACCCCAGCAGGGACTGACCCGTTTCGCGTCCACCGGTGACGTCGGCGCGCCGACCGTCCCGGTCGCCAGCGCTGCCGCCATCGACCCCAAGGCGGTACAGGTCCGCTGGCGCACCAGCTTCGACCCCGACGACAGCAAGATCACGTACAAGATCTACCGCAACGGTGCCACCACCCCCATCCAGACCATGACCGCGGATTCCCTGGAGTTCGAGCGACGCCAGGCCTCCTGGGTCGACACCACGGTCGTGGCCGGACAGACCTATACCTACCGGGTCTCGGCGACCGACGGCGCGGGCAACGCCAGTGCCAAGTCCGCCGCCGTGTCCGTCACGGTTCCGACCGCGGTGGAGCCGTACCCGACCCAGGTGCGCGCGGACGGCGCCTCCTTGTACTGGCGCTACGACGACGTCGTCAGCCCCTACGTCGCGGACTCCTCCAACGGCGGCGAAACCAGCGGTATCCAGGTCAACGCACCGGCCTTGCGTCAGACACCCGGCGCGGTCGGTGGCAGTAGCACGGCCATGGGCTTCAACGGAACCGACCAGCAGGTCTACGGTGACCACCGCCAAACAGTGGGCCCCTCGTACAGTCTCGAAACCTGGTTCAAGACCAGCTCCACACGCGGCGGCAAACTCATCGGCTTCGGCGGCTCAACCTCCCAGGTCAGCTCCAGCTACGACAAGCACCTGTACTTGACCGACGAAGGTCGCGTGGTCGTCGGGGTGTACCCCGGCGCCGTGTACACCCTCTCCACGAGCGAGAGGTACAACGACAACCAGTGGCATCATGTCGTCGCGACCCAGGGCCCGGCCGGGCTGAAGCTGTACGTCGACGGAGTGCTCAAGGGCACACTGAACGTCGTCGGCCACTACGGCCACACCGGTTACTGGCACGTTGGCGCGGACAACCTCGGAGGGTGGCCGTTCCGTCCGTCGAGCGACTGGTTCGCCGGACAGATCGACGAAACCGCGGTCTACCCGACGGCACTCACCGCAGCCCAGATCAAGAACCACTACGACCTGGCGAAGGTGGCCTCGCGGTAA
- a CDS encoding M1 family metallopeptidase: protein MTPHQQHPAKFTATRRRGAVAGGLPLAIVALLATAAGPAASATGLDGLGDPYFPLSGNGGYHVQHYDLTLGYDPGTRRLNGNAVITASATQALTRFNLDLNGLEITSITVDGTKATFRRTGQELEVTPKQALPNGQVFRTTVVYSGTPKPVTDPDGSSEGWMTTDDGAFVAGEPQGAMSWFPANNHPKDKSTYDFAITVPQGRTAVANGVFDGQTTDKGLTTFRWHQAEPMAAYLATATVGNFTVEQYTTADGIKVYNAVDSREAAAAAPVLKQLPAVLQWESSLFGPYPFKAAGSIVDRAPNVGYALETQTRPVYDSAPDLTTLVHETAHQWFGNSVSITTWKDIWLNEGFATYAEWLYAEQHGGPTAQKNFDANYAKSAKADIWKFPTADPGSASHIFDEPVYLRGAMALHKLRQAVGDKTFFSILRLWADTNRGGNGTTAQFISLAESQSRMDLSQLFRTWISTSGKPAKP from the coding sequence ATGACGCCACACCAGCAGCATCCGGCAAAGTTCACCGCCACGCGTCGGCGGGGCGCTGTGGCCGGAGGTCTTCCTCTGGCCATCGTGGCCCTGCTGGCAACCGCGGCAGGCCCGGCGGCAAGCGCGACCGGCTTGGACGGGTTGGGAGACCCCTACTTCCCCTTGTCCGGGAACGGCGGCTACCACGTGCAGCACTACGACCTCACCCTCGGATACGACCCGGGGACCCGTCGCCTCAACGGCAATGCGGTGATCACGGCGAGTGCCACGCAGGCGTTGACCCGCTTCAACCTGGATCTCAACGGTCTGGAGATCACCTCCATCACGGTCGACGGCACCAAGGCCACCTTCCGTCGGACGGGCCAGGAGCTCGAAGTAACCCCGAAGCAGGCCCTGCCCAATGGGCAGGTGTTCCGCACCACCGTCGTCTACTCCGGAACGCCCAAGCCGGTGACTGACCCCGACGGCTCGTCGGAAGGGTGGATGACGACGGACGACGGTGCCTTCGTGGCCGGGGAGCCGCAGGGTGCCATGTCGTGGTTCCCCGCGAACAATCACCCCAAGGACAAGTCCACCTACGACTTCGCGATCACCGTCCCGCAGGGGCGGACCGCCGTGGCCAACGGGGTATTCGACGGGCAGACGACCGACAAGGGGCTTACGACCTTCCGCTGGCATCAGGCCGAACCCATGGCCGCCTACCTCGCTACGGCCACGGTCGGAAATTTCACGGTTGAGCAGTACACCACCGCGGACGGCATCAAGGTGTACAACGCCGTCGACTCCCGCGAAGCCGCGGCTGCGGCGCCCGTCCTCAAACAGCTCCCCGCGGTTCTGCAATGGGAGAGCAGCCTGTTCGGCCCGTACCCCTTCAAAGCGGCCGGATCCATCGTCGACCGTGCACCGAACGTCGGATACGCCCTGGAGACCCAGACGCGCCCCGTCTACGACAGTGCCCCGGACCTGACCACCCTGGTCCATGAAACCGCACACCAATGGTTCGGGAACTCGGTTTCGATCACCACGTGGAAGGACATCTGGCTCAACGAGGGCTTCGCGACCTATGCCGAGTGGCTCTACGCGGAGCAACACGGCGGACCGACTGCCCAGAAGAACTTCGACGCCAACTATGCCAAATCGGCAAAAGCGGACATCTGGAAGTTCCCCACCGCGGATCCCGGCAGCGCCTCACACATTTTCGACGAACCCGTCTACCTGCGCGGTGCCATGGCTCTGCACAAGTTGCGGCAGGCCGTCGGTGACAAGACGTTCTTCAGCATCCTGCGCCTCTGGGCCGACACCAACCGCGGGGGGAACGGAACCACCGCGCAGTTCATCAGCTTGGCGGAGAGCCAGTCCCGCATGGACCTCAGTCAACTCTTCCGCACCTGGATCTCCACGAGCGGCAAACCTGCAAAGCCCTGA
- a CDS encoding MBL fold metallo-hydrolase — translation MTDPFHLGARPDYDIGQVRARRLVEWNGQLFTRADAYGQLDRDAWESERAWLDGRFWDPASDGVTLTVQSFLLETPDHVILVDTGIGNGKSRPSAPPFSDLDTPFLDQLSATGITPADIDIVVLTHLHSDHVGWNTTRVDDTWVPTFPQARYLIPRADYDFFHPAGSGAEHVDADMEQVFADSIDPILGAGQGEFWDGHLQLADGIDLHRVPGHTPGSGVLTVQSGDHSAQFVGDLLSTPMMVGHPDLCAHYGEHDVDVSPRQIRAARRDLLTRAARRGTRVVPAHFNLDAGHFVAHGPNGFSFIETQN, via the coding sequence ATGACAGATCCCTTTCACCTGGGCGCGAGGCCCGATTACGACATTGGGCAGGTGCGGGCCCGCCGCCTCGTGGAATGGAACGGCCAGCTGTTCACGCGGGCGGATGCCTACGGCCAGTTGGACCGGGACGCGTGGGAGTCCGAGCGGGCCTGGCTCGATGGGCGGTTCTGGGATCCAGCATCAGACGGTGTGACGTTGACGGTGCAGTCGTTTCTGCTGGAGACGCCCGACCACGTGATCCTTGTGGACACCGGCATCGGCAACGGCAAAAGCCGCCCGTCCGCTCCGCCGTTCAGCGACTTGGACACTCCGTTCCTGGACCAGCTGAGCGCCACGGGCATCACCCCCGCCGACATCGACATAGTCGTGCTGACCCACCTGCATTCCGACCACGTCGGCTGGAACACCACCCGCGTCGACGACACCTGGGTTCCTACCTTCCCCCAGGCCAGGTACCTGATTCCCCGGGCCGACTATGACTTCTTCCACCCTGCCGGCTCCGGGGCCGAGCACGTGGACGCCGACATGGAGCAGGTCTTCGCCGACAGCATCGACCCGATCCTGGGCGCCGGGCAGGGCGAGTTCTGGGACGGTCACCTGCAGCTGGCGGACGGCATCGATCTGCACCGCGTACCCGGGCACACTCCGGGCTCGGGAGTGCTCACCGTGCAGTCCGGCGACCACAGCGCCCAGTTCGTCGGTGACCTGCTCTCCACTCCAATGATGGTCGGCCACCCTGACCTGTGCGCCCACTACGGCGAGCACGACGTCGACGTCAGCCCTCGCCAGATCCGCGCCGCCCGGCGCGACCTGCTCACCCGGGCCGCCCGCCGGGGCACCCGTGTGGTGCCCGCCCATTTCAACCTCGACGCCGGTCACTTCGTAGCCCACGGGCCGAACGGATTCTCCTTCATCGAAACCCAGAACTGA
- a CDS encoding SDR family NAD(P)-dependent oxidoreductase, whose translation MDTDLDYTGKTVLVTGSGRNIGRAIILEFAARGANVVINARDTASDRNEAEAVKAEAEQHGASALVVLGDAAEPATVAALKAESERRFGHLDIYVSNANARMYRDSFFDTTDEDWHRYLNQQLTASWYLAKAFVPGMRDAGWGRIIHMNGPNAWTGSWAAIPMAAGKGGLHTLTKSLASGLGRYGITVNDINPGFVEVARDSNLDTSADTRTAFADAMAIKRPIRPEEIAWTCAYLCSPRAGAVTGTVINVDGGTAAAH comes from the coding sequence ATGGACACCGATCTGGACTACACCGGCAAGACGGTCTTGGTCACAGGCTCCGGCCGCAACATCGGCCGCGCCATCATCCTCGAGTTCGCCGCCCGCGGCGCGAACGTTGTCATCAACGCCCGCGACACCGCGTCCGACCGTAACGAAGCCGAAGCCGTCAAGGCCGAGGCGGAGCAGCACGGAGCCAGCGCACTGGTGGTGCTGGGCGATGCTGCCGAGCCAGCCACCGTCGCCGCACTCAAGGCCGAATCCGAAAGGCGGTTCGGCCACCTCGACATCTACGTCAGCAACGCCAACGCCCGCATGTACCGCGACTCATTCTTCGACACCACCGACGAGGACTGGCACCGTTATCTCAATCAGCAGCTCACCGCTTCCTGGTACCTGGCGAAAGCCTTCGTCCCCGGGATGAGGGACGCCGGGTGGGGCCGGATCATCCACATGAACGGTCCCAATGCCTGGACCGGATCCTGGGCCGCGATCCCCATGGCGGCAGGCAAGGGCGGCCTGCACACCCTGACCAAGTCGCTGGCGTCGGGACTGGGGCGCTACGGCATCACCGTCAACGACATCAACCCCGGCTTCGTCGAGGTCGCCCGCGACTCCAACCTCGACACCTCAGCGGATACGCGCACCGCGTTCGCCGACGCCATGGCCATCAAGCGCCCCATCCGGCCTGAAGAGATCGCCTGGACCTGTGCCTACCTCTGCTCGCCGCGCGCCGGCGCGGTCACTGGCACGGTCATCAACGTCGACGGCGGCACCGCTGCCGCCCACTGA